From the genome of Rhizobacter sp. AJA081-3:
CCTGCCGCTGGCCACCGGCTCGGGCGCCGAAGCCAAGCGGGCGCAGGAGAAGCAGGTCGAGGCGCTCGTAGACGCGCAGCAGATCGACCTGGTCGTGCTGGCGCGCTACATGCAGATCCTGAGCAGCGAGTTCTGCCAGTTCCTGCGCGGCCGGGCGATCAACATCCACCACAGCTTCCTGCCCAGCTTCAAGGGCGCCAAGCCCTACTACCAGGCGCACGAGCGCGGCGTGAAGCTGATCGGCGCGACGGCGCATTACGTCACCGCCGAGCTCGACGAGGGCCCGATCATCGAGCAGGACGTCGAGCGCGTCGATCACACGCTCAGCCCCGAAGACTTCACCGCCGTCGGCCGTGACGTCGAATGCGTGGTGCTCGCGCGCGCGGTGCGCTGGCACGTCGAGCACCGCGTGCTGCTCAACGGCAAGAAGACCGTCGTGTTCCGCTGACATCGGCGAGACCGAGCCATGCCGCGCATCAAGCCCCCGCTGCCGCCGTCGACTCCCGACGAGATCGAGCAGCAGCTCTACGAGGCCCTGCAGCGCGCCGACATCGAGGCGCTGATGGCGGTGTGGTCCGACGACGACGAGATCGTCTGCGTGCACCCCGGCGGCCCGCGCATGGTCGGCGCCGCGGCGATCCGCGCCTCGTTCGAGGCCCTGTTCGCCAACGGGGCGATCGACGTGCGGCCGGAGAAGGTGCGCCGGCTGCAGGCGCTGAACTGCGCGGTGCACAGCGTGCAGGAGCGCGTCAACGTGCCCACCGAGCAAGGCCCCAAGGCGGCCTGGGTGATGGCCACCAACGTCTACGTGAAGTCGAGCCGCGGCTGGGCGCTGGCGGCGCACCACGCCAGCCCCGGCTCGCCGCGCGAGGCGCAGGACGCCGCCGAAGCCGGCTCGACGCTGCACTGAGCTGCGGTGCAGCAGTACCGTTCGCCCCGCTGGCTGCCCGGCGGCAATGCGCAGACGATCTGGCCGGCGCTGTTCGGCCAGCGGCACCGCGGCCCGCGGATCGCGTTCCGCCGCGAGCGCTGGACGACACCCGACGCCGACTTCATCGATGCCGACTGGCTGGGGGAAGACACCACCGCGCCGCTGCTGGTGATGTTCCACGGCCTCGAAGGCTCGACGCGCAGCCACTACGCGCAGGCCTTCGCCGACTGGGCGCGCCGCCACGGCTGGCGCTTCGTGATGCCGCACTTCCGCGGCTGCTCGGGCGAGCTGAACCTGGCACCGCGTGCCTACCACTCGGGCGACTTCGAGGAGATCGGCTGGATGCTCGGCCAGGCGAAGCTGCGCCACGCCGGGCCGATCGCCGCCGTCGGTGTCTCGCTGGGCGGCAACGCGCTGCTGCGCTGGGCCGAGGAGGCCGGCGGCACGGCGTCGGCCACCGCGAAGGCGGTCGCCGCGATCAGCTCGCCGATCGACCTGGCCGCCGGCGGCCACGCCATCGGCCGCGGCTTCAACCGGCTCGTCTACACGCGCATGTTCCTGCGCACGATGAAGCCGCGCGCGCTGGCCAAGCTGGCGCAGCACCCGGGCCTGTTCAGCCGCGAAAAGCTGCTTGCCGCGCGCGACCTCTACGAGTTCGACAACGTCTTCACCGCGCCGCTGCACGGATTCCGCGACACCGACGACTACTGGGCGCGTGGCTCGGCGAAGCCGCACCTGGCGCGCATCCACATCCCGGCGCTGGTGCTCAATGCCCTGAACGACCCCTTCGTACCCGGCAGCAGCCTGCCGCGCGCGCACGAAGTCGGCGAGCGCGTCACGCTGTGGCAGCCGACGCATGGCGGGCACGTGGGCTTCCCCGGCGGTCGCTGGCCCGGTCACGTGATGACCCTGCCCGAGCAGGTGATGGGCTGGCTCGCCCGCCATCTTTGACGCAGCATCGGGCCATGGACGAGATCGTCAAGGCAGCGCTGAAGAAGTGGCCGAACGTGCCGCACTGCTGGGGCTGGCTGGCGCTGGACGCGCGCGGCGACTGGTACATGCGCGACGACCGCGTGCAGGCCGCCGGCCCCTTCCCGAGGGTCAAGGGCAGCCGCATCCTGCACGACAAGCTGCGCGAGTTCATCCACCGCAACTACCTGGAGGACGAGTCCGGCGACTGGTTCTTCCAGAACGG
Proteins encoded in this window:
- the purU gene encoding formyltetrahydrofolate deformylase → MPRPTEFVLTLSCRDTKGIVHAVSGLLFQAGCNIIDSQQYGDVLSSDATGLFFLRVHFEAPPHLADVATLQPLFRHLSEQFGMDARLHSLARKPRVMLMVSKHGHCLNDLLFRWRSGQLNVDIPAIVSNHPDYADLAASYGIDFHHLPLATGSGAEAKRAQEKQVEALVDAQQIDLVVLARYMQILSSEFCQFLRGRAINIHHSFLPSFKGAKPYYQAHERGVKLIGATAHYVTAELDEGPIIEQDVERVDHTLSPEDFTAVGRDVECVVLARAVRWHVEHRVLLNGKKTVVFR
- a CDS encoding SgcJ/EcaC family oxidoreductase, yielding MPRIKPPLPPSTPDEIEQQLYEALQRADIEALMAVWSDDDEIVCVHPGGPRMVGAAAIRASFEALFANGAIDVRPEKVRRLQALNCAVHSVQERVNVPTEQGPKAAWVMATNVYVKSSRGWALAAHHASPGSPREAQDAAEAGSTLH
- a CDS encoding YheT family hydrolase, whose product is MQQYRSPRWLPGGNAQTIWPALFGQRHRGPRIAFRRERWTTPDADFIDADWLGEDTTAPLLVMFHGLEGSTRSHYAQAFADWARRHGWRFVMPHFRGCSGELNLAPRAYHSGDFEEIGWMLGQAKLRHAGPIAAVGVSLGGNALLRWAEEAGGTASATAKAVAAISSPIDLAAGGHAIGRGFNRLVYTRMFLRTMKPRALAKLAQHPGLFSREKLLAARDLYEFDNVFTAPLHGFRDTDDYWARGSAKPHLARIHIPALVLNALNDPFVPGSSLPRAHEVGERVTLWQPTHGGHVGFPGGRWPGHVMTLPEQVMGWLARHL